A genomic window from Streptomyces sp. MST-110588 includes:
- a CDS encoding PfkB family carbohydrate kinase has protein sequence MDPLAAVRAEGDPPTDVYLTGTVFLDIIFTGLDSAPVRGTESWARGMGSSPGGVANMATALARLGLRTSLAAAFGDDKYGEYCWEALEQGEGIDLTLSRTVAGWHSPVTVSMAYEGERTMVSHGHEAPPTEPPERAASAGSAGAGGPGGFGSAVPGPFDGKHAPGCPPPTRACVASLVPGRSEGWLGCAAGRGSRIFADVSWDDTGRWDPADLADLEHCEAFLPNAEEAMRYTRTDCPRAAARKLADLVPLAVVTMGAQGAYAVDSRTGAVAEVPAIAVEALDPTGAGDVFVAGFVTGTLAGWPLADRLAFAALTAALSVQEFGGSLSAPGWVEIAAWWQHVRSYDDQDPAALRRYAFLDAVLPAHGRAWPLARAVPTLGFRHPA, from the coding sequence CTGGACCCGCTCGCCGCCGTACGGGCCGAAGGCGACCCGCCCACCGACGTCTACCTCACCGGAACGGTCTTCTTGGACATCATCTTCACCGGCCTGGACTCCGCCCCCGTACGCGGCACGGAGTCCTGGGCCCGCGGCATGGGCTCCAGCCCCGGCGGCGTCGCCAACATGGCCACCGCGCTGGCCCGCCTGGGCCTGCGCACCTCCCTGGCCGCGGCCTTCGGCGACGACAAGTACGGCGAGTACTGCTGGGAGGCGCTCGAACAGGGCGAGGGCATCGACCTGACGCTCTCCCGCACGGTCGCCGGCTGGCACTCCCCGGTCACCGTCTCCATGGCGTACGAAGGCGAGCGCACGATGGTCTCCCACGGTCACGAGGCGCCGCCCACCGAGCCCCCGGAGCGCGCCGCAAGCGCCGGGAGCGCAGGCGCCGGGGGCCCCGGGGGCTTCGGGAGTGCCGTCCCGGGCCCCTTCGACGGCAAGCACGCCCCCGGCTGTCCGCCGCCGACCCGTGCCTGCGTCGCCTCCCTGGTCCCCGGCCGCAGCGAGGGCTGGCTCGGCTGCGCGGCGGGCCGCGGCAGCCGGATCTTCGCCGACGTGAGCTGGGACGACACCGGCCGCTGGGACCCCGCCGACCTCGCCGACCTGGAGCACTGCGAGGCGTTCTTGCCCAACGCCGAGGAGGCGATGCGCTACACCCGCACCGACTGCCCGCGCGCCGCCGCCCGCAAGCTCGCCGACCTGGTCCCGCTCGCCGTCGTCACCATGGGCGCCCAGGGCGCCTACGCCGTCGACAGCCGTACGGGCGCCGTCGCCGAGGTCCCGGCCATCGCCGTCGAGGCCCTGGACCCGACCGGCGCCGGGGACGTCTTCGTGGCGGGGTTCGTCACCGGGACACTGGCCGGCTGGCCGCTGGCCGACCGGCTCGCCTTCGCGGCACTGACCGCCGCCCTGTCGGTGCAGGAGTTCGGCGGCTCGCTCTCGGCGCCCGGCTGGGTCGAGATCGCCGCCTGGTGGCAGCACGTACGGTCCTACGACGACCAGGACCCGGCCGCGCTGCGCCGCTACGCCTTCCTCGACGCGGTCCTGCCGGCCCACGGCCGCGCCTGGCCACTGGCCCGCGCCGTCCCCACGCTCGGCTTCCGCCACCCGGCATGA
- a CDS encoding PhoH family protein, which yields MTQTPTRPQAHAQFTVPAKHPMVTVLGSGDSLLRVIEKAFPATDIHVRGNEVSAVGDAAEVALIQRLFDEMMLVLRTGQPMTEDAVERSIAMLRAAENGEGAGETPAEVLTQNILSNRGRTIRPKTLNQKRYVDAIDRHTIVFGIGPAGTGKTYLAMAKAVQALQSKQVNRIILTRPAVEAGERLGFLPGTLYEKIDPYLRPLYDALHDMLDPDSIPRLMAAGTIEVAPLAYMRGRAQPVFTNVLTPDGWRPIGDLQVGDLVIGSNGEPTPVLGVYPQGEKDIYRVTAQDGSWTLCCGEHLWTVRTAAGKRRDEPWRVLETKEMIGNLRTAHARRYELPLLTAPVCFPERAVPMDPYALGLLLGDGCLTGRTTPSFCTDDQEPAFAVEAALPGAEVRRKNRVDDTLNPVKAPGDVVTVENPVTGALRALDLLGTGSYTKFVPDAYLQNSAEVRLAVLQGLLDSDGAPVTQADRTCRIQYTTASDLLRDDVIALVQSLGGVACTRRRAAEGRKPGRAGDRDVVHHRDAHIVDIRLPEGIEPFRLARKAETYRAAGGGGRPRRFIDSIEPAGREEAVCIQVAAEDSLYVTQDYLLTHNTLNDAFIILDEAQNTNPEQMKMFLTRLGFDSKIVITGDVTQIDLPGGTKSGLRQVQSILDGVEDVHFSRLTSQDVVRHKLVGRIVDAYEKYDSRNGQ from the coding sequence ATGACTCAGACACCCACGCGACCGCAGGCGCACGCCCAGTTCACCGTCCCGGCCAAGCACCCCATGGTCACGGTCCTGGGATCCGGCGACTCGCTCCTGCGCGTGATCGAGAAGGCGTTCCCGGCGACCGACATCCACGTTCGGGGCAACGAAGTCAGCGCTGTCGGCGACGCCGCGGAAGTCGCCCTCATCCAGCGCCTGTTCGACGAGATGATGCTGGTGCTCCGCACCGGACAACCGATGACGGAGGACGCAGTGGAACGCTCCATCGCCATGCTGCGCGCGGCGGAGAACGGCGAGGGGGCCGGCGAGACGCCCGCCGAGGTGCTCACCCAGAACATCCTGTCCAACCGCGGCCGGACGATCCGCCCCAAGACGCTCAACCAGAAGCGCTACGTCGACGCCATCGACCGGCACACCATCGTCTTCGGCATCGGCCCGGCCGGTACCGGCAAGACGTACCTGGCCATGGCCAAGGCCGTCCAGGCACTTCAGTCCAAGCAGGTCAACCGCATCATCCTGACCCGCCCCGCGGTCGAGGCCGGCGAACGCCTGGGCTTCCTGCCCGGCACCCTCTACGAGAAGATCGACCCGTACCTGCGCCCCCTGTACGACGCGCTGCACGACATGCTCGACCCCGACTCCATCCCGCGCCTGATGGCGGCGGGAACGATCGAGGTCGCGCCGCTCGCGTATATGCGGGGACGGGCGCAACCGGTGTTCACGAACGTCTTGACTCCGGACGGCTGGCGTCCCATCGGCGACCTCCAGGTGGGCGATCTGGTCATCGGGTCGAACGGTGAGCCCACCCCGGTCCTCGGTGTCTACCCGCAGGGTGAGAAGGACATCTACCGCGTCACCGCGCAGGACGGTTCCTGGACCCTGTGCTGCGGGGAACACCTGTGGACGGTCCGTACCGCGGCCGGCAAGCGCCGCGACGAGCCGTGGCGGGTCCTGGAAACCAAGGAGATGATCGGCAACCTCCGCACGGCGCACGCCCGTCGGTACGAGCTGCCGCTGCTCACCGCGCCGGTGTGCTTCCCGGAGCGGGCGGTGCCCATGGACCCGTACGCGCTGGGTCTGCTGCTCGGGGACGGCTGCCTGACCGGCCGCACCACGCCGTCGTTCTGCACCGATGACCAAGAGCCGGCCTTCGCTGTGGAGGCGGCACTTCCCGGTGCGGAAGTACGGCGGAAGAACCGCGTCGATGACACGCTGAACCCCGTGAAGGCACCGGGCGATGTCGTCACTGTGGAGAACCCGGTCACGGGCGCTCTGCGCGCCCTTGACCTGCTCGGCACCGGGTCGTACACGAAGTTCGTGCCGGACGCCTATCTCCAGAACTCCGCGGAGGTCCGTCTGGCCGTCCTGCAGGGGCTGCTCGACTCCGACGGCGCACCGGTGACCCAGGCCGACCGGACGTGCCGGATCCAGTACACGACGGCATCGGACCTCCTCCGGGACGACGTCATCGCGCTGGTCCAGTCGCTGGGCGGCGTGGCCTGCACCCGCCGCAGGGCAGCCGAGGGCAGGAAGCCGGGGAGGGCAGGGGACCGTGATGTCGTCCACCACCGGGACGCGCACATCGTCGACATCCGTCTTCCCGAAGGAATCGAGCCGTTCCGTCTCGCCCGCAAGGCCGAGACGTACCGTGCGGCCGGGGGCGGCGGACGTCCGAGGCGGTTCATCGACTCCATCGAACCCGCGGGGCGTGAGGAAGCCGTGTGCATCCAGGTCGCGGCCGAGGATTCGCTGTACGTGACACAGGACTACCTGCTCACGCACAACACCCTGAACGACGCCTTCATCATTCTCGACGAGGCGCAGAACACCAACCCCGAGCAGATGAAGATGTTCCTCACCCGCCTGGGGTTCGACTCGAAGATCGTCATCACCGGTGACGTCACGCAGATCGACCTCCCCGGCGGTACGAAGAGCGGTCTGCGGCAGGTCCAGTCGATCCTGGACGGGGTGGAGGACGTGCACTTCTCGCGGCTCACCAGTCAGGACGTCGTACGGCACAAGCTCGTCGGCCGTATTGTCGACGCGTACGAGAAGTACGACAGCCGCAACGGCCAGTGA
- the ybeY gene encoding rRNA maturation RNase YbeY, producing the protein MSIDVNNESGTDIDEQAVLDVARYALARMRIHPLSELSVIVVDADAMEQLHIQWMDLPGPTDVMSFPMDELRPPAKDDEEPPQGLLGDIVLCPEVAEKQGRQAPTGHSMDEELQLLTVHGVLHLLGYDHEEPDEKAEMFGLQAAIIDGWRAERGLTGPSPAPTIT; encoded by the coding sequence ATGTCGATCGACGTCAACAACGAGTCCGGAACGGACATCGACGAGCAGGCCGTCCTGGATGTGGCGCGCTACGCCCTGGCCCGGATGCGTATCCACCCGCTCTCCGAGCTGTCGGTGATCGTCGTGGACGCCGACGCCATGGAGCAGCTCCACATCCAGTGGATGGACCTGCCCGGTCCCACCGATGTGATGTCCTTCCCGATGGACGAGCTGCGCCCGCCGGCCAAGGACGACGAGGAGCCCCCGCAGGGGCTCCTGGGGGACATCGTGCTGTGCCCGGAGGTCGCCGAGAAGCAGGGGCGCCAGGCGCCGACGGGGCACTCGATGGACGAGGAGCTGCAGCTCCTGACCGTCCACGGCGTGCTGCACCTGCTCGGTTACGACCACGAGGAGCCGGACGAGAAGGCCGAGATGTTCGGCCTCCAGGCGGCGATCATCGACGGCTGGCGTGCCGAGCGGGGCCTGACCGGTCCCTCCCCGGCCCCCACCATCACCTGA
- a CDS encoding hemolysin family protein — MTTQLIAVAVLLVVIAWLAACAEAGLARTTSFRAEEAVRSGRRGSAKLAAVAADPTRYLNVALLVRVGCEMAAGVLVTYACLRSFQETWQALTVAIAVMVLVSYVAVGVSPRTIGRQHPLNTATAAAYVLLPLARIMGPIPPLLILLGNALTPGKGFRQGPFASEAELRSLVDLAEKESLIEDEERRMVHSVFQLGDTLVREVMVPRTDLISVERYKTIRQALTLALRSGFSRIPVTGENEDDIVGVVYLKDLARKVHISRDAESELVSTAMRPAVFVPDTKNAGDLLREMQRDRNHVAVVIDEYGGTAGIVTIEDILEEIVGEITDEYDRELPPVEDLGEGRYRVTARLDIGDLGELYGVAELDDEDVETVGGLLAKHLGRVPIAGATAEVDLRDHPADPSLKALRLTAEAPAGRRNKIITVLCEPVREREPADEGTGGGAGG; from the coding sequence ATGACCACTCAGCTCATAGCGGTCGCCGTCCTCCTGGTCGTCATCGCCTGGCTCGCGGCCTGCGCGGAAGCCGGTCTGGCCCGTACGACCAGCTTCCGCGCGGAGGAGGCCGTACGGTCCGGGCGGCGCGGCAGCGCGAAACTGGCCGCCGTGGCCGCCGACCCCACCCGCTACCTCAACGTCGCGCTGCTGGTGCGGGTCGGCTGCGAGATGGCGGCCGGGGTGCTGGTCACCTATGCCTGTCTGCGTTCCTTCCAGGAGACCTGGCAGGCGCTGACCGTCGCCATCGCCGTCATGGTGCTCGTCTCCTACGTCGCCGTCGGCGTCTCCCCGCGCACCATCGGCCGCCAGCACCCTTTGAACACGGCCACGGCCGCCGCGTACGTCCTGCTGCCGCTGGCCCGGATCATGGGGCCGATCCCGCCGCTGCTGATCCTCCTCGGCAACGCGCTGACCCCCGGCAAGGGGTTCCGCCAGGGCCCGTTCGCCTCGGAGGCCGAGCTGCGCTCGCTGGTGGACCTGGCGGAGAAGGAGTCGCTCATCGAGGACGAGGAGCGCCGTATGGTGCACTCCGTCTTCCAGCTCGGTGACACCCTCGTGCGCGAGGTCATGGTGCCGCGTACGGACCTGATCTCCGTCGAGCGCTACAAGACCATCCGTCAGGCCCTCACCCTGGCGCTGCGCTCCGGTTTCTCCCGCATCCCGGTGACCGGTGAGAACGAGGACGACATCGTGGGCGTGGTCTACCTCAAGGACCTCGCCCGCAAGGTGCACATCAGCCGGGACGCCGAGAGCGAGCTGGTCTCCACGGCCATGCGCCCGGCCGTCTTCGTCCCCGACACCAAGAACGCCGGTGACCTGCTGCGCGAGATGCAGCGCGACCGCAATCACGTGGCGGTGGTCATCGACGAGTACGGCGGCACGGCCGGCATCGTGACGATCGAGGACATCCTGGAGGAGATCGTCGGGGAGATCACCGACGAGTACGACCGTGAGCTGCCGCCCGTGGAGGACCTCGGCGAGGGCCGCTACCGGGTCACCGCCCGGCTGGACATCGGTGACCTCGGTGAGCTGTACGGGGTGGCGGAGCTGGACGACGAGGACGTCGAGACGGTCGGCGGGCTGCTGGCCAAGCATCTGGGGCGGGTGCCGATCGCGGGCGCCACGGCCGAGGTCGATCTTCGCGACCACCCGGCCGATCCGTCCCTGAAGGCGCTGCGGCTGACCGCGGAGGCACCGGCGGGGCGCCGCAACAAGATCATTACGGTGCTGTGCGAGCCGGTCCGCGAGCGGGAGCCGGCCGATGAGGGGACGGGCGGGGGCGCGGGCGGCTGA
- a CDS encoding MFS transporter, protein MTTRDKLILMVLCAAQFIIALDFTILNVALPVLGKDLGMGQADLQWAVTAFALPSGGFLLLSGRIADLYGRRRLFLAGLALFTVASVLAALAWDPATFLAGRAVQGLGAAIIVPTGMSLLTTTFTEGPRRERALGISGSVLSTGFTVGMVLGGVMTDSLGWRSTMGLLSAAGVAVLVAAPLLLPESRNPLRPRIDVPGAVTVTGGLLALIYALSTAAEAGFGRPDVLSTLVVGVVLLITFAVVESRTDQPLVSLPMLRRPTVAWGNLAGLITFAMMSTVVFLLTLYLQEVLGLTAFRTGLVFGVQGVVSALAGILAPKVIGRIGAHRTLVLGLLVQAVFTAALLAVGSGPGDGAGVWLALAGVSIGSLGHLWAIISYGVTATSGVPDDQQGLATGLVSSSQQVGITVGIPLLSAVASARIAALRESGTGFADATLGGIKLGLGLDAALVAVVALLVAVGLRRTRTRRGTPPAA, encoded by the coding sequence ATGACCACCCGCGACAAGCTCATCCTCATGGTGCTGTGCGCCGCGCAGTTCATCATCGCGCTGGACTTCACCATCCTGAACGTGGCGCTGCCCGTCCTCGGCAAGGACCTGGGCATGGGCCAGGCCGACCTCCAGTGGGCGGTCACCGCCTTCGCCCTCCCCTCCGGCGGCTTCCTGCTGCTGTCCGGCCGCATCGCCGACCTGTACGGGCGGCGCCGGCTCTTCCTCGCCGGGCTCGCCCTGTTCACCGTGGCCTCCGTACTGGCCGCCCTCGCCTGGGACCCGGCCACCTTCCTGGCCGGACGCGCCGTCCAGGGCCTGGGCGCGGCAATCATCGTGCCGACCGGCATGTCCCTGCTGACCACCACCTTCACCGAGGGCCCACGGCGCGAACGCGCCCTGGGCATCAGCGGCAGCGTGCTCTCCACGGGATTCACCGTCGGCATGGTGCTGGGCGGCGTGATGACCGACTCGCTGGGCTGGCGCTCGACCATGGGCCTGCTGAGCGCGGCCGGTGTGGCCGTACTGGTGGCGGCCCCGCTGCTGCTCCCGGAATCCCGCAACCCGCTGCGCCCGCGGATCGACGTCCCCGGCGCGGTCACCGTCACCGGCGGTCTGCTCGCCCTGATCTACGCCCTGTCGACCGCCGCCGAAGCCGGCTTCGGCCGCCCGGACGTCCTGAGCACCCTGGTCGTGGGCGTGGTCCTGCTCATCACCTTCGCCGTCGTGGAGTCGCGGACCGACCAGCCGCTGGTCTCGCTGCCGATGCTGCGCCGCCCCACGGTCGCCTGGGGCAACCTGGCGGGCCTGATCACCTTCGCGATGATGAGTACGGTCGTCTTCCTCCTGACGCTCTACCTCCAGGAGGTGCTGGGGCTGACGGCCTTCCGGACCGGGCTGGTCTTCGGCGTACAGGGCGTGGTCTCGGCACTGGCCGGCATCCTCGCGCCCAAGGTCATCGGACGTATCGGCGCCCACCGCACCCTGGTCCTCGGCCTGCTGGTCCAGGCCGTCTTCACCGCCGCGCTGCTCGCTGTGGGCTCCGGACCCGGCGACGGCGCCGGTGTCTGGCTGGCCCTGGCCGGCGTGAGCATCGGCAGCCTCGGCCACCTGTGGGCGATCATCTCCTACGGCGTGACGGCCACCTCCGGCGTGCCCGACGACCAGCAGGGACTGGCCACCGGCCTGGTCAGCAGCTCCCAGCAGGTCGGGATCACCGTCGGCATCCCGCTGCTGAGCGCCGTGGCCTCGGCGCGCATCGCGGCGCTGCGCGAGAGCGGTACGGGCTTCGCGGACGCCACGCTCGGCGGCATCAAGCTCGGCCTGGGCCTGGACGCCGCCCTCGTCGCGGTCGTCGCCCTCCTCGTCGCGGTGGGCCTGCGCCGGACCCGTACGCGACGCGGCACCCCGCCCGCGGCATGA
- a CDS encoding helix-turn-helix transcriptional regulator, translated as MSRRARVSPAEAGLPDGGRRRTPGLRREEVAVLAGVGASWYQWLEQGRNITVSPQVLDSVARVLRLDGAERRHLYVLAGLNPPLPQGPDSGTGVGDGLQRLIDAWMPFPAHIMDPYWNTIAYNDASHLVLGHGQEGVSLNCMIAFFTDRVYRARARNWARNAPAVVAQFRAACSERPGDEGYEEVVRAASQASQEFAELWALGDVQDGGQIQKEIEHPLVGALYFESTQLRVPARPDLTVVLHNPQPATDTAAKLEWLTSPEGRRGGMYSVALSG; from the coding sequence ATGAGCCGCCGGGCGCGGGTCAGCCCGGCCGAGGCGGGGCTGCCGGACGGCGGCCGGCGCCGTACGCCGGGGCTGCGCCGCGAGGAGGTCGCGGTGCTCGCCGGTGTCGGTGCCTCGTGGTACCAGTGGCTGGAGCAGGGGCGGAACATCACCGTCTCGCCGCAGGTCCTCGACTCCGTGGCGCGGGTGCTCAGGCTGGACGGCGCCGAGCGGCGTCATCTGTACGTCCTGGCGGGTCTGAACCCGCCGCTGCCGCAGGGGCCGGACAGCGGCACCGGTGTCGGTGACGGCCTTCAGCGGCTGATCGACGCGTGGATGCCCTTCCCGGCGCACATCATGGACCCCTACTGGAACACCATCGCCTACAACGACGCCTCGCACCTGGTCCTGGGGCACGGTCAGGAGGGGGTCTCGCTCAACTGCATGATCGCCTTCTTCACCGACCGGGTCTACCGTGCCCGGGCCAGGAACTGGGCCCGCAACGCCCCGGCCGTCGTCGCGCAGTTCCGCGCGGCGTGTTCGGAGCGGCCCGGTGACGAGGGGTACGAGGAGGTCGTACGGGCGGCGTCGCAGGCCAGTCAGGAGTTCGCGGAGCTGTGGGCGCTGGGTGACGTACAAGACGGCGGGCAGATCCAGAAGGAGATCGAGCATCCGCTGGTCGGGGCGCTGTACTTCGAGAGCACGCAACTGCGGGTGCCGGCGCGTCCGGATCTGACCGTGGTGCTGCACAATCCGCAGCCGGCGACGGATACCGCCGCGAAGCTGGAGTGGCTCACCTCGCCGGAGGGCCGGCGGGGCGGGATGTACTCGGTCGCGCTGTCGGGATGA
- a CDS encoding cytidine deaminase, translated as MLARMSEAAPLDPEDRKIITLARSARARNGVPEGAAVRDETGRTYVAGTVALDSLKLSALQTAVAMAVASGARSLEAAAVVTGAEEVSGADRAAVGDLGGPGTPVLLAGPDGTLRATVRAGADA; from the coding sequence ATGCTCGCCCGTATGAGCGAAGCCGCACCGCTGGACCCGGAAGACCGGAAGATCATCACCCTCGCCCGCTCCGCGCGCGCCCGTAACGGCGTGCCCGAGGGCGCGGCCGTACGCGACGAGACCGGACGTACCTACGTCGCCGGTACCGTCGCGCTGGACTCGCTGAAGCTCAGCGCCCTGCAGACCGCCGTCGCGATGGCCGTGGCCAGTGGTGCGCGGTCCCTGGAGGCGGCGGCCGTGGTGACCGGGGCCGAGGAGGTGTCCGGGGCGGACCGCGCGGCCGTGGGCGACCTCGGGGGCCCGGGGACGCCGGTCCTGCTGGCCGGTCCCGACGGGACGCTGCGTGCCACCGTCCGGGCGGGCGCGGACGCATAG
- the era gene encoding GTPase Era produces MSVRTDSSAPHRAGFACFVGRPNAGKSTLTNALVGTKVAITSNRPQTTRHTVRGIVHRPDAQLVLVDTPGLHKPRTLLGERLNDVVRTTWSEVDVIGFCLPADQKLGPGDRFIATELAGIKKTPKVAVVTKTDLVDSKTLAAQLIAVDQLGKDLGIEWAQIVPVSAVGDRQVSLLADLLVPLLPESPPLYPEGDLTDEPEQVMVAELIREAALEGVRDELPHSIAVVVEEMLPREDRPADKPLLDIHANVYIERPSQKGIIIGPKGKRLKDVGMKSRKQIEALLGTPVFLDLHVKVAKDWQRDPKQLRKLGF; encoded by the coding sequence ATGAGCGTTCGTACAGACTCCTCCGCCCCGCACCGCGCCGGCTTCGCGTGCTTCGTCGGCCGCCCGAACGCGGGCAAGTCCACCCTGACGAACGCTCTCGTCGGCACGAAGGTGGCCATCACCTCCAACCGCCCGCAGACCACCCGCCACACCGTGCGCGGCATCGTCCACCGCCCCGACGCCCAGCTCGTCCTGGTCGACACGCCGGGTCTGCACAAGCCCCGTACGCTGCTCGGTGAGCGCCTCAACGACGTCGTACGGACCACCTGGTCCGAGGTCGACGTCATCGGCTTCTGCCTGCCCGCCGACCAGAAGCTCGGCCCCGGCGACCGCTTCATCGCCACCGAACTGGCCGGCATCAAGAAGACCCCCAAGGTCGCCGTCGTCACCAAGACCGACCTGGTCGACTCCAAGACGCTGGCCGCCCAGCTCATCGCCGTGGACCAGCTCGGCAAGGACCTGGGCATCGAATGGGCCCAGATCGTCCCGGTCTCGGCCGTCGGCGACCGCCAGGTCTCGCTCCTGGCCGATCTGCTCGTGCCGCTGCTGCCCGAGAGCCCGCCGCTGTACCCGGAGGGCGACCTCACCGACGAGCCCGAGCAGGTCATGGTCGCCGAGCTGATCCGTGAGGCCGCGCTCGAAGGCGTACGGGACGAGCTGCCGCACTCCATCGCCGTGGTCGTCGAGGAGATGCTGCCGCGCGAGGACCGCCCGGCCGACAAGCCGCTGCTGGACATCCACGCCAACGTCTACATCGAGCGCCCCAGCCAGAAGGGCATCATCATCGGCCCCAAGGGCAAGCGCCTGAAGGACGTCGGAATGAAGTCCCGCAAGCAGATCGAGGCGCTGCTCGGCACGCCGGTCTTCCTGGACCTGCACGTCAAGGTCGCCAAGGACTGGCAGCGCGACCCCAAGCAGCTCCGCAAGCTGGGGTTCTAG
- a CDS encoding helix-turn-helix domain-containing protein, which yields MADQPPAQEITDVEALRAFAHPMRQKIEQCLRRGPANSAALARELGESTGLVSYHLRQLAKHGFVEEVPELAKGRERWWRTVPGDRRIPPYSRQPPQLREALTEMHRLSLAELIDSARRFEEARDTLGPWADAALFSRATLRVEPARLRAFFEEYIELLHRYSAPESEDAPEARPVLIRLLAIPDTD from the coding sequence ATGGCCGACCAACCGCCCGCTCAAGAGATCACCGATGTCGAGGCGCTGCGCGCTTTCGCGCACCCGATGCGGCAGAAGATCGAGCAGTGCCTGCGCCGAGGGCCGGCCAACTCCGCCGCACTGGCACGCGAGTTGGGTGAAAGCACGGGGCTGGTCAGCTACCACCTGCGGCAGTTGGCCAAGCACGGCTTCGTCGAGGAGGTCCCGGAGCTGGCGAAGGGGCGGGAGCGGTGGTGGCGGACGGTGCCGGGGGACCGGCGGATCCCGCCGTACAGCCGGCAGCCGCCGCAGTTGCGCGAGGCACTGACCGAGATGCACCGGCTCAGCCTGGCCGAACTGATCGACTCCGCCCGGCGGTTCGAGGAGGCGCGCGACACCCTTGGGCCCTGGGCCGACGCGGCGCTCTTTTCGCGCGCCACGCTGCGGGTCGAGCCCGCCCGGCTCCGTGCGTTCTTCGAGGAATACATCGAACTCCTGCACCGGTACTCGGCCCCGGAGTCGGAGGACGCGCCCGAGGCGCGGCCCGTACTCATCCGACTGCTCGCCATTCCCGACACCGACTGA
- a CDS encoding prolyl oligopeptidase family serine peptidase, producing the protein MAVLSGLLTGALLLLTAPMAHAEGDGLVRQEVTFRGGRGLVLHGTVLSNNGPPGAKPGIVLVGGSGSGPREEYRQEAEAFARAGITTLVYDKRTIGYSLLHRDFGLLADDAVAGVRLLQSRSGVNPRQVGLWGFSEGGWVAPLAAARSTDVAFVVTIGGSGYDPLRTQTWNLATHLRHQGVGAPFRRTVAGPAAQFVASTGRFPAAGYDPLPALERLHRTPVLALWGDHDTQVPPQESAQVFREALARAGNRHAVIGFVAGGAHNGHRTSDGFDRIGGPPFHGKKLGELAPGYAQTMTSWVRAVAAGHPPASSAAAAPGQALATTPVPGHTWYAWLAPALLLLGFAAYPVSALLRRGPVLRPVRWLAGLGLLAVVATVACSIAVFVAGDGVAAPVVWGRPALWLVAQGLAVAVLVSACLSAVALRRRPLTWNRAAWLRLAPVGLAAVGFLPWAVWWGLAA; encoded by the coding sequence GTGGCTGTTCTGTCCGGGTTGCTGACCGGCGCCCTCCTCCTGCTGACCGCGCCGATGGCGCACGCCGAGGGGGACGGGCTGGTTCGCCAGGAGGTCACCTTCCGGGGCGGCCGGGGACTCGTCCTGCACGGCACCGTCCTGAGCAACAACGGACCGCCCGGCGCGAAACCCGGCATCGTACTCGTCGGCGGCTCAGGCTCCGGTCCCCGGGAGGAGTACCGGCAGGAGGCCGAGGCGTTCGCCCGGGCCGGGATCACCACGCTCGTCTACGACAAGCGGACCATCGGCTACTCCCTGCTCCACCGGGACTTCGGCCTGCTGGCCGACGACGCGGTTGCCGGGGTACGGCTGTTGCAGTCCAGGAGCGGGGTGAACCCACGTCAGGTCGGGCTGTGGGGGTTCAGCGAGGGCGGCTGGGTGGCGCCGCTGGCCGCAGCGCGCTCCACCGACGTCGCGTTCGTCGTCACCATCGGCGGCTCCGGCTACGACCCGCTGCGTACGCAGACCTGGAACCTCGCCACGCATCTGCGCCACCAAGGGGTGGGCGCACCGTTCCGTCGCACCGTGGCCGGCCCCGCCGCCCAGTTCGTGGCCTCCACCGGCCGGTTCCCCGCGGCCGGCTACGACCCCTTGCCGGCGCTGGAGCGGCTCCACCGGACGCCGGTGCTGGCGCTGTGGGGCGATCACGACACGCAGGTGCCGCCGCAGGAGAGCGCACAGGTCTTCCGCGAGGCCCTGGCCCGTGCGGGCAACCGGCACGCCGTCATCGGCTTCGTCGCCGGCGGTGCGCACAACGGGCACCGCACCTCGGACGGGTTCGACCGGATCGGCGGCCCGCCCTTCCACGGCAAGAAGCTGGGGGAGCTGGCCCCAGGCTATGCGCAGACCATGACCTCATGGGTACGGGCGGTGGCCGCCGGCCACCCACCGGCGTCGAGCGCCGCCGCCGCCCCCGGGCAGGCCCTTGCCACCACCCCCGTACCGGGCCACACCTGGTATGCCTGGCTCGCCCCCGCGCTGCTGCTCCTGGGCTTCGCCGCCTATCCGGTGAGTGCCCTCCTGCGCCGGGGCCCCGTCCTGCGCCCGGTGCGGTGGCTGGCCGGGCTCGGCCTGCTGGCGGTCGTGGCGACGGTGGCCTGCTCGATCGCCGTCTTCGTGGCGGGAGACGGTGTGGCGGCGCCCGTTGTGTGGGGCCGTCCGGCTCTGTGGCTGGTGGCGCAGGGGCTTGCCGTCGCCGTGCTGGTGTCCGCCTGTCTCTCGGCAGTCGCACTCCGGCGCCGACCGCTGACCTGGAACCGGGCGGCCTGGCTGCGCCTGGCCCCGGTCGGGCTGGCCGCGGTCGGGTTCCTTCCGTGGGCGGTGTGGTGGGGTCTCGCCGCGTGA